Proteins co-encoded in one Pseudomonas fluorescens genomic window:
- a CDS encoding MFS transporter: MSQELRLVRRITLKLIPFLILLYLIAYVDRSAVGFAKLHMGADIGIGDAAYGLGAGLFFIGYFLLEIPSNLMLERFGARRWFARIMITWGAITIGMAFVQGPHSFYVMRFLLGAAEAGFFPGVLYYITQWFPVRHRGKILGLFILSQPIAMMITGPVSGGLLGMDGILGLHGWQWLFIVIGTPAILLTWPVLRWLPDGPQQVTWMDQAEKDWLTGELKKDLQEYGQTRHGNPLHALKDKRVLLLALFYLPVTLSIYGLGLWLPTLIKQFGGSDLVTGFVSSVPYIFGIIGLLIVPRSSDRMNDRYGHLAVLYVLGAIGLFLSAWLSLPVAQLAALCLVAFALFSCTAVFWTLPGRFFAGASAAAGIALINSVGNLGGYIGPFVIGALKEYTGNLASGLYFLSGVMVFGLVLTGVVYRLLERKHVLPVEQFAASARGATRT, from the coding sequence ATGAGCCAGGAACTGCGGCTTGTCCGGCGCATCACGCTGAAACTGATTCCCTTTCTGATCCTGCTGTACCTGATCGCCTATGTGGATCGCTCCGCCGTCGGCTTCGCCAAGCTGCACATGGGCGCCGACATCGGCATTGGCGATGCTGCCTACGGCCTCGGTGCCGGGCTGTTTTTCATTGGCTATTTTCTGCTGGAGATCCCCAGCAACCTGATGCTCGAACGCTTCGGTGCGCGGCGCTGGTTCGCGCGGATCATGATCACCTGGGGCGCGATCACCATCGGCATGGCGTTCGTCCAGGGCCCACACAGTTTTTACGTGATGCGCTTTCTGCTCGGCGCGGCGGAGGCGGGATTCTTTCCCGGCGTTCTGTACTACATCACCCAATGGTTTCCGGTGCGCCATCGCGGCAAGATCCTCGGGCTGTTCATCCTTTCCCAACCCATCGCAATGATGATCACCGGCCCCGTGTCCGGTGGCCTGCTGGGCATGGACGGCATTCTTGGTCTGCACGGCTGGCAGTGGCTGTTCATCGTCATCGGTACTCCTGCGATCCTGCTGACCTGGCCGGTATTGCGCTGGCTGCCGGACGGCCCGCAGCAAGTGACATGGATGGATCAGGCCGAGAAAGACTGGCTTACCGGCGAACTGAAAAAGGATCTGCAGGAATACGGCCAGACCCGCCACGGCAATCCGTTGCATGCGCTGAAAGACAAACGGGTGTTGCTGCTGGCGCTGTTCTATCTGCCGGTGACCCTGAGCATCTATGGGCTTGGCCTGTGGCTGCCGACCCTGATCAAACAGTTCGGCGGCAGCGATCTGGTGACCGGTTTCGTGTCATCGGTGCCCTACATCTTCGGGATCATCGGGTTGCTGATCGTGCCGCGCAGTTCCGACCGCATGAATGATCGCTACGGTCATCTGGCGGTGCTCTATGTGCTGGGCGCCATCGGCCTGTTTCTCAGTGCCTGGCTGTCGTTGCCGGTGGCGCAACTGGCGGCATTGTGTCTGGTGGCGTTTGCGCTGTTTTCCTGCACGGCGGTGTTCTGGACCTTGCCGGGACGTTTCTTTGCCGGCGCCAGCGCGGCGGCGGGCATTGCCTTGATCAACTCGGTGGGCAACCTCGGCGGCTACATCGGGCCGTTCGTGATTGGCGCGTTGAAGGAATACACCGGCAACCTCGCTTCGGGCCTGTACTTCCTGTCCGGGGTGATGGTGTTCGGGCTGGTTCTGACGGGCGTCGTCTATCGCTTGCTGGAGCGCAAGCATGTGCTGCCAGTCGAGCAATTTGCAGCGAGCGCACGCGGTGCGACACGCACCTGA
- the araD1 gene encoding AraD1 family protein, whose product MHLVQFELSSGERRVGVVEGGLVREVQDAHTVRDLALAAIEAGSTLAQQVQSLGLGISHDYAQLLKDLRILPPLDHPDPAHLLVSGTGLTHLGSASARDKMHQQAGDEAAMTDTMRIFKWGVEGGKPAAGQAGVQPEWFYKGDGSIVVRPGQPFPLPPFAEDAGEEPEMAGLYIIGHDGKPYRLGFAVGNEFSDHVMERKNYLYLAHSKLRSCSYGPELRVGELPQHLAGTSRILRDGEVLWQNEFLSGEANMCHSLANLEYHHFKYSQFLRPGDVHIHFFGTATLSFADGIRTRPGDVFEISQAEFGAPLVNGIAPVAAAFEPDSIGTL is encoded by the coding sequence ATGCATCTGGTTCAATTCGAATTAAGTAGCGGCGAGCGCCGTGTCGGGGTGGTCGAGGGCGGTCTGGTGCGTGAAGTGCAGGATGCTCACACCGTACGTGATCTGGCACTGGCGGCAATCGAGGCCGGCAGTACGTTGGCGCAACAAGTGCAATCCCTCGGCCTCGGTATCAGTCACGATTACGCGCAGTTGCTCAAAGACCTGCGCATCCTGCCGCCGCTGGACCATCCGGACCCGGCGCACCTGCTGGTCAGCGGCACCGGCCTCACGCACCTGGGCAGCGCATCGGCCCGGGACAAGATGCACCAGCAGGCCGGCGACGAAGCAGCGATGACCGACACCATGCGCATCTTCAAGTGGGGCGTGGAGGGTGGAAAACCGGCGGCGGGGCAGGCCGGGGTGCAACCGGAATGGTTCTACAAGGGCGATGGCAGCATTGTCGTGCGTCCCGGTCAGCCGTTCCCGCTGCCGCCGTTTGCCGAAGACGCCGGCGAGGAGCCGGAGATGGCCGGCCTCTACATCATCGGCCACGACGGCAAGCCGTATCGCCTCGGTTTCGCGGTGGGCAACGAGTTCTCCGATCACGTCATGGAACGCAAGAATTACCTGTACCTGGCCCACTCGAAACTGCGCAGTTGCAGCTACGGCCCTGAGCTGCGCGTCGGTGAATTGCCGCAACACCTGGCCGGCACCAGCCGCATCCTGCGCGACGGCGAAGTGCTGTGGCAAAACGAGTTCCTCAGCGGCGAGGCCAACATGTGCCACAGCCTGGCGAACCTCGAATACCACCACTTCAAGTACAGCCAGTTCCTGCGTCCCGGTGACGTACACATTCACTTCTTCGGCACCGCGACCCTGTCGTTCGCCGATGGCATTCGCACTCGACCCGGCGACGTGTTCGAGATCAGCCAGGCCGAATTCGGCGCTCCGCTGGTCAACGGCATCGCCCCGGTCGCAGCGGCATTCGAACCGGACAGCATCGGCACCCTTTAA